One Nitrospira sp. DNA window includes the following coding sequences:
- a CDS encoding Exopolyphosphatase yields MTVLPTASPRILAGIDIGTLTCRLLIAEFTPSGGLRELRSDRRILRLGQGVDRDRVLCADAMARVVATLKEWRQVIDGYQVEAATAVATSAVRDARNREEFLSLVKREAGFQIEIISGDEEARRTMLGIRSGLPLEVTDMLALDIGGGSTEFILDRPGRPTTARSIDIGVVRLSERLLHHDPPTDEEVQQAREWVRNEATAAVENMRLPTEFTFIGTAGTITSLAAMAQQLPAYEPARIHNYLLKLETITQLEQQLLSRSKAQREGLLGLERGREEVIAAGAIILRIVMETLRLSECLVSDLGLREGVLIDLATRVR; encoded by the coding sequence TCGGCACCTTGACCTGCCGCCTGCTCATTGCCGAATTCACCCCCTCCGGGGGATTACGAGAATTGCGGTCCGATCGGCGCATCCTTCGTTTGGGCCAGGGAGTCGATCGGGATCGCGTGCTGTGTGCCGATGCCATGGCACGGGTCGTTGCAACCCTTAAGGAATGGCGTCAGGTGATCGATGGATATCAGGTTGAGGCTGCAACGGCGGTGGCGACCAGCGCAGTGCGTGATGCCAGAAACCGGGAGGAATTCTTGAGCCTGGTGAAGCGTGAAGCAGGGTTCCAGATCGAGATTATCTCCGGGGACGAAGAAGCGCGCCGGACCATGCTCGGAATCCGTTCCGGCCTCCCTCTCGAGGTGACCGACATGCTGGCACTGGACATCGGCGGCGGGAGCACGGAATTTATTCTGGACCGACCTGGCAGGCCGACGACGGCACGATCGATCGACATCGGTGTCGTGCGGCTCAGCGAACGGTTGTTGCATCACGATCCGCCGACAGACGAAGAAGTCCAGCAGGCGCGTGAATGGGTACGGAACGAGGCGACAGCGGCTGTCGAGAACATGCGGCTGCCGACCGAATTCACGTTTATCGGCACCGCCGGAACGATCACATCGCTGGCGGCGATGGCTCAGCAGTTACCGGCCTATGAACCGGCGAGGATTCACAACTACCTCTTAAAGTTGGAGACGATCACGCAGTTGGAGCAGCAGCTGCTCAGCAGATCGAAGGCTCAACGAGAAGGCCTGCTTGGCCTCGAACGGGGTCGAGAAGAAGTCATCGCCGCCGGCGCGATCATTCTGCGAATCGTGATGGAAACATTGAGGTTGTCCGAATGTTTGGTCAGCGATTTGGGGCTACGCGAAGGAGTACTGATCGATCTGGCGACGCGGGTACGGTGA